The Mycolicibacterium monacense genome contains the following window.
CGAACTCGTCGTACCCCGAGCCCGCACCACCGCGCACGTCGAACAGCGCCTGCTGGGCGCGGGCGGCGCGGTACTCGGCGAGCACGCCGTCGACATCGGCGGGTCCGGTCGGACCCTCGGCAGACAGGATCATCACCGCAGAACGGTACGCACCCGACGCAGATCGAGGATGCCCGGCGCGCCCAGGTCGGTGGACTGCCTGGCCTGCTTCTCCCGGAGGTCGGACAGGTCGATGCGTCCGGGGGTGAATCCGGTGGCCTCGAAGCGGCGTCCGCGCCGCGATTCGGCTTCGACCGCGTTGACGGGCGGGGTGTCGTAGGACCGGCCGCCGGGATGGGCGACGTGGTAGGTGCAACCACCGCGGGACACGCCACCGGCGGTGTCGACGAGTTCGAAGCGCAGCGGCCCGTCGACGGTGATCGTCGGGTGAAGTGCACTGGGCGGCTGCCAGGCGCGGTACCGCACCCCGCCGACCTGGATGTCGGGGTTGTCGGTGGCCAGCATCGGGATGGGGTGGCCGTTGCAGGTGACGAGGTAGCGGTGCCGGTCGGCGCCGATCAACCGCACCTGCAACCGTTCGACCGACGAGTCGACGTACCGGGCCGTGCCACCCGCGGTGGCCTGTTCACCGAGGACGTTCCACGGCTCGATGGCGCCGCGCAGTTCGATCTCCACACCGTCGAACACGGCAGCGCCGATGCGGGGGAAGCGGAACTCGGTGAACGGGTCCAGCCAGCTGGTGTCGAAGTGGATGTCGTGGGCGCGCAGGTCGGCCGCGACATCGGCGATGTCGTGGATGAGGAAGTGCGGCAACAGGTATCGGCCGTGCAGATTGGCCCCGTGGCGGATCAGCGGCGCACGAAGCGGCTCGTCCCAGAACCATGCCACCAGGGCGCGCACGAGCAGCGACTGCACCATCGCCATCTGGAAGTGTGGCGGCATCTCGAAGCCCCGCAGCTCCAACAGGCCGAGCCGCCCCCTGGCGCTGTCGGGGCTGTAGAGCTTGTCGATGCAGAACTCGGCGCGGTGGGTGTTGCCGGTGATGTCGGTGAGGAGGTGGCGAAGAGCCCTGTCGGTGACCCACGCGCTGGCTCGCTTGGGCCCGGAGCCACCACAGAGCCGGGCGATCTCGGCGAACGCGATCTCGAGTTCGTAGAGCGCCTCGGACCGGCCTTCGTCGACCCGCGGCGCCTGCGACGTGGTGCCGATGAACCGGCCGGCGAACAGATAGGACAGCGCGGGGTGGCGCTGCCAGTAAGTGAGCATCGACACCAGCAGGTCGGGGCGGCGCAACAGCGGTGAGTCCGCGGGCGTCGGACCGCCGAGCGTGATGTGGTTGCCCCCGCCGGTGCCGCCGTGGGTGCCGTCGACGTCGAACTGTTCGGTGGTCAGGCGGGCCAGCCGCGCCTGTTCGTAGAGCGTCTCGAGCTGGGTCCGCTGTTCGGCGAAGCTGGCGGTCGGGGCCACGTTGACCTCGATGACCCCCGGGTCGGGTGTGATCGTCACCGACGTCAGGCGCGGGTCGGCGGGCGGCGGGTAGCCCTCGATGACCACCGGGCAGCCGATCGCCGACGCGGCGGTCTCGATCCGGCCGACGAGGTCGACGAAATGTTCGAGTTCCTCTGTGGGCGGCAGGAATACGTAGAGCACCCGGTCTCGCACCTCGGTGACCATCGCCGTCGTCGGCAGCGAGTCGGCATCCTCGACCTCGGCGTCGGTCTGCTCGGCAGCGTCCGCAACGGAGGCGAGCGCACCGCGCCGGGCCAGCGGGTCGGCGGGATAGCCGGGTCGCGGTGGCTGCCAGCTGATCGCGTCGAGCGGCAGCCGCAGCCCGGCGGGTGAATCGCCGTCCAGGAGCACGATGCGGCCCCGGCGCAGCCGCCAGTCGGCGCTGGCCCATGCCGAGTCGTCGTCGCGGCGGTGCAGCGGCAGCACGAACGCGGCCGGTTCGGTGACGCTGGTGTCGAGCCGGGCCAGCAGGTCCGCGCGGGCCCGGGCGGTGTCGTCGGCGAGATCGTCGTCGGGGGCGACGGGCTCCCCGGCGGGGCGGCGGGCCGCGGCAGCCAACCGGCTCAGCGGATCCTCGAACGCCGACCGGACCTGTGTGCCGGGGAGCCCGAGGCCGGCCGCGACGGCGGCGAGCAGTCGCCGCGCGGCGTCGTCGTCCACGGTGTGCGTCTCGGCGCCCCACGGATCGGCCAGCAGCGACGCGTCGGTCCACAGCGGTGCCCCGTCGGTGCGCCAGTACAGGCCGATCTGCCAGCGCGGCAACGGTTCTCCGGGATACCACTTGCCCTGGCCGCGCTGCACCAACCCCTGCGGCGCCCACACCGTCTTGAGCCCGGCGGCCAGCGCCGAGGCCCGCTCCCGCTTGTGTGGACCGTCGGCCGCCGTGGTCCATTCGGGGTCGGTGCGGTTGTCGACCGACACGAATGTCGGCTCCCCGCCGACGGTGAGACGGACATCGCCCTTGGTCAGCCGGTCGTCGACCCGGGCGCCCAGCGCGCAGACGGCGTCCCACGCGGTCTCGGTGTAGGGCAGCGTGACGCGCGGATCCTCGTGGACACGGGTGACGAGGTTGGCGAAGTCCAGTGTGCTCTCACACGGTTCGGTGGCACCGGTGATCGGTGCGGCCGAGTCGGGGTGCGGGGTCGCCGAGAGCGGGATGTGTCCCTCACCGGCGAAGAGCCCCGAGGTGGGGTCCAGGCCGATCCACCCGGCGCCGGGGATGTAGACCTCCGTCCACGCGTGCAGATCGGTGAAGTCGGCGGCCGGTCCGGACGGGCCGTCGAGCGCTTGCACGTCGGAGGTGAGCTGGACGAGGTAGCCGGACACGAACCGGGCCGCCAGCCCGAGTTGGCGCAGGATCGACACCAACAGCCAGGCCGAGTCGCGGCACGAGCCGATGCCGACGCGCAGCGTGTGATCGGGGGTGTGCACCCCGGGTTCGAGGCGGACGCTGTAGCCGACGTCGGCGTTGATCGCGCGGTTGAGGGCGACCAGGAACTCGATGGTGCTGGTGCCGGGCGCGACGGTGAAGTTCTTCACCCACGCCTGCACGAGGTCTCCGGGCCCGGATCCGTCGCCGAACTCGTCGACCGGTTTCAGATACGGTTTGAGATCCTCGGCCAGCGCCCTGGGGTAGGCGAATCCGATCCGCTCGGCGTACTCCTCGATGAAGAAGTCGAACGGGTTGATCACCTTCAGGTCGGCGATCAGGCCGACGGTGATCGTGAGCTGCCGGGTGCGCGTCGGAAACACTACGCGGGCAAGGAAATTGCCGAAGGCGTCCTGCTGCCAGTTGACGAAGTGGTCATCGGGCTCGATGGTCAGCGAGTACGCCTCGATGGGCGTTCGGGAGTGCGGCGCCGGACGCAGCCGGATGACGTGCGGGTGCACTTCCACCAGCCGGTCGAACGTGTAGCTGGTGCGATGCTCCAGCGCCACCTTGATGCCCATCCGCTGATCCCATCACAAGGCGTGGGGGTGCGCATGCCCGCGCCGTCCGGGTCCGGGGCGGTCAGGCCGGCCGGTGGTGGTGGCGGTCGGCGAGTTTACGGATCCACAACACCGCGACGCCTGCGGCGACGATCCCGGTCAGGTTGATCGCGAGCTGGGCGGCCGACTCTCCGGCGATGTCCCAGTCGCCGACCGTGGCGGCCACGACCGCGAAACCGGCGGCGGGCACGGTGGTGACGGAGATGAAGACACCGACGAGTGCGGCGGACTTCGCCGAGACCAGGGACAGCATCCCTGCCGCGCCGGCCAGGAGCGCGACGACCAGCGACAGCGGCCCCACCTGGAAGATGAAGTCGACCTCCTCGAGGTCGCGGGTGCTGGCCAGCTCGATCCAGCCGAGCCCCTCCCCGGCCATTACCCCGAACGCGGTGACGGCCATCGCTATCGGGAAGCCGATGAGCAGGGCGGCCAGGGCGCGGCGTGTCAGGTGTGTGCGCCGGCGCACCAAGGAGACCGCCAGCGCGGCGAGCGGGCCGAATTCGGGCCCGACCACCATGGCGCCGACCACGGTGACCGGCGAGTCGGTGACGACGCCGACCGCGGCGATCAGGCAGGCCAGGGTGAGGAAGGCGACGAACGTCACGTTGAGAGTGGACTCTTCGCGGGTGCGCGCGGCGAGTTCGTCCCACACCACCGCATCGGCGGGGTCACCCTCGGCCTCGTCCTCGGCGCGGTAGGCGCGCACCGACAGCACGGTGTCGACGACGTCGAGGGTGATCGCGCCGCGGTCCTTGACACCGAGCGCCTTGAGCCCGTCGACGACCTCGTTCGCGGATTCGCGTGCGATGTCGGCGGTGATCTCGTCGCCGCGCGGGTCGAGCGCGGCGTCGCGGTGGATGACGAGGTGTGCGACACCGGGGTTGTCGGTCAGTAGCTCGAGTACTGGGTCAGACAGGTCGGGCGGCGCGATGACCCGCAGATGCAGCACGGCCCGAGGGTAGCGTCATCGCAGCGCTGTCACGCCTCGCTTCGCTTGACGAGTCGCATACCGAGTTCGGCGGCGGGCACCTCGTGGCCGGCCGCGCAGCGGATCTCCACGGTCGCCTCCTCACCGCACCCGAGGTGGGTCAACCGCAGCCGGCTGTCGTCGATGTGGCGCCGGCCCCACTCGAACATCGCCCACACCACCGGCATGAAGTCACGGCCGGTGTCGGTCAGCACGTACTCGTCGCGCCGCCGCTGACCGGGTTCCTGATAGGGCCTGCGCTCCAGGAGGCCGGCGTCGACCAGTTCGGACAGACGCGCCGCCGCGGCGGCCTTGGTCACCCCGACCCGTCGCCAGAAATCCTCGAAGCGGGTGGTGCCGTAGAAGGCCTCGCGCATCAGCAGCATCGTCGTCTTGGTGCCCAGCAGCGCCATCGTCTTCTCGATCGGGCACTGCCCCACCGCCGACCAGGCGTCGCGGTCGGCGAGCGGCCCTTGCAGCACGGCCACGGAATCATCCCCATCTCTGAGTTGTTTTCACTATACCTAGGTGGTACACACGTCTAGGTAGCCACAACCATACTCAGAGTGGAGTCGACATGAGTGGATTCACGGGACGCGACGCCGTCATCGTCGGGGCGGTACGGACGCCGATCGGCAAGGGTAAGCCGGGCGGCGGGCTGCACGAGGTACTGCCGGCCGACCTGCTCGCGCACAGCCTGCGCGAATTGGTCACCCGCACCGGGGTCGATCCCGC
Protein-coding sequences here:
- a CDS encoding winged helix-turn-helix transcriptional regulator; protein product: MAVLQGPLADRDAWSAVGQCPIEKTMALLGTKTTMLLMREAFYGTTRFEDFWRRVGVTKAAAAARLSELVDAGLLERRPYQEPGQRRRDEYVLTDTGRDFMPVVWAMFEWGRRHIDDSRLRLTHLGCGEEATVEIRCAAGHEVPAAELGMRLVKRSEA
- a CDS encoding transglutaminase family protein, producing MGIKVALEHRTSYTFDRLVEVHPHVIRLRPAPHSRTPIEAYSLTIEPDDHFVNWQQDAFGNFLARVVFPTRTRQLTITVGLIADLKVINPFDFFIEEYAERIGFAYPRALAEDLKPYLKPVDEFGDGSGPGDLVQAWVKNFTVAPGTSTIEFLVALNRAINADVGYSVRLEPGVHTPDHTLRVGIGSCRDSAWLLVSILRQLGLAARFVSGYLVQLTSDVQALDGPSGPAADFTDLHAWTEVYIPGAGWIGLDPTSGLFAGEGHIPLSATPHPDSAAPITGATEPCESTLDFANLVTRVHEDPRVTLPYTETAWDAVCALGARVDDRLTKGDVRLTVGGEPTFVSVDNRTDPEWTTAADGPHKRERASALAAGLKTVWAPQGLVQRGQGKWYPGEPLPRWQIGLYWRTDGAPLWTDASLLADPWGAETHTVDDDAARRLLAAVAAGLGLPGTQVRSAFEDPLSRLAAAARRPAGEPVAPDDDLADDTARARADLLARLDTSVTEPAAFVLPLHRRDDDSAWASADWRLRRGRIVLLDGDSPAGLRLPLDAISWQPPRPGYPADPLARRGALASVADAAEQTDAEVEDADSLPTTAMVTEVRDRVLYVFLPPTEELEHFVDLVGRIETAASAIGCPVVIEGYPPPADPRLTSVTITPDPGVIEVNVAPTASFAEQRTQLETLYEQARLARLTTEQFDVDGTHGGTGGGNHITLGGPTPADSPLLRRPDLLVSMLTYWQRHPALSYLFAGRFIGTTSQAPRVDEGRSEALYELEIAFAEIARLCGGSGPKRASAWVTDRALRHLLTDITGNTHRAEFCIDKLYSPDSARGRLGLLELRGFEMPPHFQMAMVQSLLVRALVAWFWDEPLRAPLIRHGANLHGRYLLPHFLIHDIADVAADLRAHDIHFDTSWLDPFTEFRFPRIGAAVFDGVEIELRGAIEPWNVLGEQATAGGTARYVDSSVERLQVRLIGADRHRYLVTCNGHPIPMLATDNPDIQVGGVRYRAWQPPSALHPTITVDGPLRFELVDTAGGVSRGGCTYHVAHPGGRSYDTPPVNAVEAESRRGRRFEATGFTPGRIDLSDLREKQARQSTDLGAPGILDLRRVRTVLR
- a CDS encoding DUF389 domain-containing protein, which translates into the protein MLHLRVIAPPDLSDPVLELLTDNPGVAHLVIHRDAALDPRGDEITADIARESANEVVDGLKALGVKDRGAITLDVVDTVLSVRAYRAEDEAEGDPADAVVWDELAARTREESTLNVTFVAFLTLACLIAAVGVVTDSPVTVVGAMVVGPEFGPLAALAVSLVRRRTHLTRRALAALLIGFPIAMAVTAFGVMAGEGLGWIELASTRDLEEVDFIFQVGPLSLVVALLAGAAGMLSLVSAKSAALVGVFISVTTVPAAGFAVVAATVGDWDIAGESAAQLAINLTGIVAAGVAVLWIRKLADRHHHRPA